In Columba livia isolate bColLiv1 breed racing homer chromosome 16, bColLiv1.pat.W.v2, whole genome shotgun sequence, the DNA window GAAATACTCCAGGAGTTTCAATGCGTTGACCGGGAGACAGCTGGCAGGGGGGGTATTTGTTCTCCCATGGGGCAAGTGAGATGGTGCATCCCAATGGCAAAGATTTATCTCCTTCAACGTGGATGCAATAACTGGTACCCCACCTTCTGTCCTGTTCTCTGGTGCTCACAGAGGCTCTGGCTGATCTCCATCAAGATGCTTCGTGcatttgcctcagtttccctagAGGTTTACCTGTCCTCCTGATGGGGCTGTGTTTGCAGCTGTGAAATGGCTCTCCTTGATAGAATTCATGTTGCACTTAGTTGCTGTAGCCCTTTTTCTGTACCCGAGTATATCTCTGTCTCTCACTTGCAGTCTCAAACAATGAACTATGTGGGGCAGCTTGCTGAGACTGTCTTTGTCACGGTGAAGGAGCTATACCGGGGTCTGAACCCTGCCACCCTGACGGGCTGCATCGATGTGGTCGTGGTGAGACAGCCCGATAACTCCTTCCAGTGCTCCCCATTTCACGTGCGCTTCGGGAAGCTGGGTGTGCTGCGCTCCAAGGAGAAGGTGGTAAGTGATGCCTGTCCTGGGTCTATGCTTCCTCTCTGGTGTCTCTAGACCTAGGAGATCGAACCCACGGGTTATGGAGGAACTTTGTTGGAAGAGAATGGGAGCCCTGTTGAAAGAGGTGGTTGCTGATTTTTGGAGGGGATGCCCCCGAACAGAACCTGCCCTGTTCCAGGGAGGACTGTTCTTCCTGGGAAAATTGGGAGAGGTCCCTCACCTCAAAGGCTGGGTGACTGTCAGTCCTGTGAGCAACCCCagcctgtcccctccctgtgcACCAATGGGTGGATGGGCTCGGAAGGACAGGCTGCTTCTGCCCCTTGCCAGGTTGACATTGAAATCAATGGGGAGCCTGTGGACCTGCACATGAAGCTGGGTGACAATGGAGAGGCCTTCTTCGTCCAGGAGTCAGAGGAGAATGAGGTTGGTGATGAAGAGGTGCTGCTGGTCTGTGTCCTGCTGTGACCACCTGGAAGTGCAGGCTTGAGGTGGAAAGACCAGGCTCAGACTGCCCTTCTTCCCCAGGGTGACTCCATTATCCCCTCTCATGTTTTGTGTGTCCAGAAAGTTTCCTACTTGAAGTACCTTTCAACCAGTGTAGAGGATCTGAGCACTGGAGCACCCTGAGGGAGCATTAGACCAAATATCTGCATTCCAGGCTGGCCTCCATCAATGGGCATGGCTCCTGGCCAGCCAGGCAGATATCTCAGAGCTGGGGATCTTGTGACAGGGATGGGAGGGAGCCAGATGCTGTGGAAGGCTGCCTGCTGCACTGGGAAGCAGGATGAGACTGGTTGTGGCTTCCAGCAATCTTGGCAGCTTTCTCCCAGGCTGACTTGTGGTCGCTGCAAACTTGGGCTGAGTTTGAGAGCAGGGTCTAGAGCTGGATCCCATTTGCTGCCTTTGTAATTATGGTCTTGTGGTGCCATCTCCTGCCTGCCTCTCCTTGCCCATGTTAAAGATGTCTTTAGCTTGTGgctgggcagctctgcctctttttaaaatttttattcaCATGTCATATGTACAAAACCTTTCCTTTTGGGTCTAACCACGAAACCACCCCCAAGCTGAGAGCTCAGTGGTGTTGGTGGTGAATGGTGCATAGACAagagccatgagctgccaggaAAGGGTGATGCTGGAGCTGATGGGCTCTTCCCATCCCTGTTGCAGGGCAGCATCCCCTCCGGTCTCTGTAcatcccccatccccatggAGGAGAGCACAGAGGATGCTGCTCAGCCCTCTCATGCACAGGAGACCACCAGCGTTGAAGGGACCCTGCGCAAGAAGAGGCGACGCAGGAGGAAGCCCAAGAAGAAGCAGGTTTCAGACTCAGAATTAGGAGACTGCGAGGAGTCCAAAAGTGAGATGTTTGTGAAGGAGCCATGCAAGCTGCCAGCCCATAGGTGAGCTGCTTGCTCTGGGCAGAGGGCTGCAGTAGGTCAAGCCTCGAGGTGATGCCCAGCAGTACTGAATCACAGGGTGTTTCCAAGTTGGACCTCAACCTCCTGAGGAGTAGAAAGCCAGTGGAAATAGTGAAGTTGGGCATTGCTGGCTTTCCAGGAGAGGAGGCTGGTGCCTGAGAGCAACAGAACTGACCTCTTTTCTCTGCTGCAGTGATTCAGTGTATTTCTCCTTTGCTGATCTCTCCAAAGAAGAAACTGGGTCGTTGCAGTCCCCAGAGATGCACCCTTACTCTGATGGGGAACTGGCCTCCATGGACAGGTAACGGAAAAAGCTGAGGTGATCTGCTCAGCTTTGAGAGCAGGGAACGTGCCTTGTGGCTGGGAACGTGGTAAGGAAAAGGAATTTGGTGGTGTCAGGAGAAGAGGGTTTTCCTGGCTCGATATGGTGTGCCTGGAGGAAAGCTTGAAGCCTGTGAGAGACACTTGTGGCTGTGGTCACACACATAAGAAGCCTGTGTCTACAGGGCTCTCCTGTCTCTGCTTCTGAGCTGCTTCTGGAAAACTGGTGGCATGGTGCTTTGCTTCCTTGGGCCTCAGCTTCTCATAGGTCTTGCTCATTTGTGATAGTCTTGTGGAGTAGAACTGACTTCGCAGGAAAACAGTCTTTCAGGGTTCTTGGCCCTAAATGTCCATACAATGATAGGAAAGCATGGGGCTGTAGGGTAGATGAGGTCCcatattgctttttcttcttgtagcCCCACCCTGAGCCATCCATCTTCTCCCAAGAGTGACTCCGAGCTGGAGATCAGACCACAGGAGAGTTTTGCTTCAGGGGCTGAATCCCACATGCAGTGGACCTGGGGAAGGCTCCCTCAGGTGAGTCCCTGCTCTTGCTCTTCTCTAGCAGCTGGTGGGAGGGGGGTGTCTGAAACACCTGTAGCATGTGGAGGTAGCTCTGGCCAGACAGCTTTAGAGGAGTTGTCCTCTTCTACCTGATGCTTTGGGCACCTTCTCAACCTCAAACctgttcttctgctttctttgagGTGAATAAATTGGAACGAGTTGAACCAGCCAAGTCCACAAAGACCATTGGTACTGCAGCAACCACTGTCTCTGTGACACTGGTCCCAGTGGATGAGGCAACCCACTTTGTTGCCACCTCTCAAGGTCTGGGAGGAGATCCAAGCCCAGCAGGACCTCAGGGCATACCTTGTTCCTCAGCTGTATCTGTTGTTGAGCCAAAACCTGCAACCCAGGATCGGAATGACCTCCCCAGGCTGAAGGACATCCCCGCTGTGGGGGCAGAGAGCTCATTGGAGGCCTCCTCAGCCCCACAAGAGAAACAGGAGGGAGGTGGAAGTGTTATGCCAGAGGTGCAGCCAGATGTGGAGCCCTTtgagggagctgctgctctgaggcAGGTGGACTCAGAGGACCCTGAGCCCCAGCTGGAAATCCAGAGAAGACAAGGTGAGTGGGTGACTGGTGCTCCTGGAAGTGGTGTTTGAGCCCAGAGATGCCTCCGACTTGGATGAGGGGCCAGGTTGTTCATTCAGTGTGACTCCTTTATGATCGCCCTGGGTATTCAAGGTGCAATGCGTTTGGTTTGCCTTCTCCATCTGCTACCAGCTCCTTTGCTTTCAAGAAACATTCCTCAGGTTccatgtccccagggagggctttcttgccttttgtttcctgaGCTCCATCCTTGGATGTCTCTGTTTTCACATGCTTAGAAGATTTCTCAGCAGTGTAGACCATATCTTAACTTCAAGTGTCTGGCAGCACCTGGCCTGACTGGTGTCTTTGTCCTGAGCTCACCAAATCAGGTGGAAAATCACCCAGAGCAAAGCATGCATATGTTTCCCTTGACAGTGTATTTAAGGAGTCTTATGTGGTTACCTGTCCTAACCAGCCTCACTTTTCCAGCCAGCATAAATTCAGAACAAAACTGTCTCACTGAAAAAGGGACATTTGGGATTCCTCATTATACAACAAGGGGGATCACAATGTGTTATCTTGCATGGTGTTAACTTCAAATGGCACCTTCAGATTGTCACAGAGGCACATAGGCAGGACTTTGGCTTGTTGTCTGTGTCCTCTTGGCACATGATCTCATGCCAATGCAAGTGTTTCAAGGTACTTTTGTTGCTGTTGATTTAAGGCAGCTTTTCAGTTAGGAAGAGAGATGTCCTCTTCATATGAGATATGAATATGACACAGGAAAATGCTATTAACTTTCTCACTAGATGCTGAGGTGGTTGGGAAGGGGATTCAGCTAAGCTCTCTCCCTTCTGTCTGTGCATTGAGGTTCCATCAAAAGAAGTCCTCACCTGGGTCCCAGTGACATTTATCTAGAAGACCTCTCCAACATGGACAAGGAACAGGTGGCTCTCTATTTCCCCAGGAGGTATGGATTGCCCCAGCTGGCCAAGCTCAGACCTTCCTGAGCAATTCCCTTACAGCAAAGCATGGAGGTATGTCTTAAGCCATTGCCTGATGTCACcctgtttcttctcttgttGGTAGTGACACGGAGCAGAGCTCAAAGCCTGTGGCAGACCCCAGCAATCCTCTGTGTGTCCAGCTGCCACCTGATTTGCCCACCGAGATCCCCATGGATTCTGACTCTGATTTGATGCCTGCAATTGCCCTGTCGCTGTGTGGAGGCCTGGGGGGCAGCAGACAGATCTCTCATGGTAGgtgggaggggatggggaatATGCTGTCCTGAAACCCATTATGTACACCAATGCCATGACACAACTTTTGTCTCATCAGAGAAGTTCATAGAGCACATGATCTCCTACCAGCAGTTTGCTGAGAATCCAGGACTCATCTATGACCCAAACCTGGTGATACTGATCAACAAGAAGTGAGTGGCCTGTTCTTCTTGCTGCTTCATCCCAAGATGACCGCTGTGGCCCCTTTGTCCATGCAGAAACACTTTCTGGGAAGGAGTCACACTCCTGAAGGAATGATTATATGTTGTGGGATGGGACCTTCTGGCCATGCTGCAGGATGGCAATCTGGAAACACCGCTCGCTCCAGGGGTGGTGATGTTCCCATCCCTCTTCTTCTAGGTATTACAACTGGGCAGTGGCTGCTCCCAtggtcctgtccctgcaggcttTCCAGAGGAACATTCCTGAGGTGAGTGGCACAACTCATTTACTGGCCATGCTTCTCAGCAGGGCTTGAAGAGTGCAGTGGGGCTGCAAGAGGCCAAGCTGCCCATCTGGGGCTTTGTGGGCAGTGTGGGGCAGAGCTGAACATCACTACAGCCCACAAACCCTGAGGTCTGTCCTTTCCCCATGAGGTACCTCAGGGTGACTTTTAGAGACCTGGGTACCCCTGATTCCTGGAGAGCAgagatgtctttttttcttgtcaaaaaAACTCCTATTTTGATGTTTGTATCTTTGCAAGGCTTtgcagagccaggagccctggTAGTGTGGGACCATAtgagcctgctccagtgctctgtAGACCTGGCTGGGATTGTATGGAATAAGGCATCCAGATCTCTTTTTCTCAAGCTGCATGAGGGGAACAAGTCATTGTACCCTTCACACCAAAATAATCTCAGCTCGCAATGTGGCAGGAGTCATACATCTTATcctgtgaaatattttgcaaaggAAACCTGGCCTGGACAAGGGTGTCCTTAGCCTGTTGGCAGCTGAGCCTTCCTGGGCTGAGCACTGACTTCATCCTGTGTTCTGCCATGTTCACAGAGCACCATCAACCAGCTGGTAAAGGAGAAGATGCCCAAGAAAGGCAGCAGGTGGTGGTTCTCCTGGAGGAGGAAAGAATTCCAAGCAGACGAGGTCTTTGCAGTGGTGACTGTGACAACCATGTTCCCAGGGCACAGGAGTCATTCTGGTGGCTGGTGGGGTGGGGGTAGGAGAGCAGCAGGGTCCTGGGGATGGCCTGAGTACAACGGCGGACAGAGGGACCTGTTGGCAAGGTGACTTCTTAAGGTTACTGCTGTCCCCTCAGGTCTGTTAGTGCCTGGGCAGCAGAACAATGCCTGGCAATGCAGTAATGTGGACTTTGTAATGGTGACACTTCTTGCCAGCTGCCCCTCATGCCATCACCCAGGTAGCACATGTCATTGCTGGTCTCCATGACACCAGGTTGTGGTTCCTCTTCCATGGGGCAGTGTCCTCATGAAGGTGGAGGGTGCATTGTCATCTCTCTTCTGGTATGGCTGCTCTGGGTGGCAGGGGAATCcaagcagctcctgctcttGGCACCAAGGTGCTGATGGCCCCACTCTCTGCCCACAGCAGCTGAGGCCAGGGAAAGCCAACGTAGAAATGCtacagcccagctctgctcagcaggGGTGAGTGCCTCCCTCCCAGGCTGCCTTTAGGAGTCTGTGTGTTCTTGATCTCTCCTTCTCCTAAGTGACCAGTTATTCCCAAGTCTACCTAAATATTATGGCAGAAAGTTCAGTTAAGGCTCTGGCTGACCCCAGCCAAGCTCCTCCGTGACTGTTTCCTGGTGGGTGGGTTGTCCTGGGGCCCTTCCAGATATCTCTGGTGCTCATAGGGAAAACCATAGTCTGCAGAATAAAGCTAATCTGCTCTTCCATTCCTTGTGTAGGCAGGAGGGGGCATCATCCAGTGATGATGAGCCCCTGCACCATGGGGACATGTTAGCAGTGGACACTCCTGCACAGAAATCTCTGCCAACTTACAAGAAATCCTTGCGGCTCTCCTCCGAACAAATCGTATGTCCTTTACTCCTCCTCCTTCACTGCCTGTTTGTGCATGTAGGGGTGAGACAACCCTTAAACAAAGATGTCACTACTCCTCACCTCAGGTGTTTTTTagggcatttttattttgccctGGGTGGCTGCCCTGGGCTGTCTGGCCTGGCCAGGTGGCAGTCTGGGCTCTGGCAAGCCTTGGAGTGGCATGAAGCTGGTGTGCACCACTTGTGTTCCCTCTCTGCCCCAGGGAAGGCTGAACCTGCAGGATGGCCCCAACGAGGTGGCATTCAGCGTAACAACTCAGTACCAGGGCACATGCCGCTGTGAGGCTACTATCTACCTGTGGAACTGGGATGACAAGGTGGTGATCTCAGACATCGATGGCACCATCACCAAGTAAAGGGTCTTTTTCACACCCCATGCCCCTTAACCCCCAGTTAGGGGAAAGTGCCTTTTAAAGGCTTGTGTAAGCAGCCAGGAGGgaccacaaaccccattgcctTCCTGATTGGCACCAGGTTGGATCATCCTAACCTGGTCTCCTTTCCTTCTAGGTCAGATGCTCTTGGCCACATTTTGCCACATCTGGGAAAAGACTGGACTCATCATGGGATTGCTAAACTCTTCCACAAAATCCACCTGTAGGTATAGGGGAACTGGGAGGATGATGGAGGAGAGGCTCAGTGGGGGCCACAGTCAGGGTGCTTACAAATGCTGGCCGAAACagcctcattttcttctgtcagtGATGGCTGGTGCTTGCTGTGCTGTCTGGCTGATGCTTTGGGGTGAAAGCCGATGTTTGTGTTGCCTTCCCTGGGAGGAGAGTGTGTTGGTGGAGGCTTTGCTGGGGAGATGTAGCTGAGAGCTGA includes these proteins:
- the LPIN3 gene encoding phosphatidate phosphatase LPIN3 isoform X1, encoding MNYVGQLAETVFVTVKELYRGLNPATLTGCIDVVVVRQPDNSFQCSPFHVRFGKLGVLRSKEKVVDIEINGEPVDLHMKLGDNGEAFFVQESEENEGSIPSGLCTSPIPMEESTEDAAQPSHAQETTSVEGTLRKKRRRRRKPKKKQVSDSELGDCEESKSEMFVKEPCKLPAHSDSVYFSFADLSKEETGSLQSPEMHPYSDGELASMDSPTLSHPSSPKSDSELEIRPQESFASGAESHMQWTWGRLPQVNKLERVEPAKSTKTIGTAATTVSVTLVPVDEATHFVATSQGLGGDPSPAGPQGIPCSSAVSVVEPKPATQDRNDLPRLKDIPAVGAESSLEASSAPQEKQEGGGSVMPEVQPDVEPFEGAAALRQVDSEDPEPQLEIQRRQGSIKRSPHLGPSDIYLEDLSNMDKEQVALYFPRSDTEQSSKPVADPSNPLCVQLPPDLPTEIPMDSDSDLMPAIALSLCGGLGGSRQISHEKFIEHMISYQQFAENPGLIYDPNLVILINKKYYNWAVAAPMVLSLQAFQRNIPESTINQLVKEKMPKKGSRWWFSWRRKEFQADEVFAVQLRPGKANVEMLQPSSAQQGQEGASSSDDEPLHHGDMLAVDTPAQKSLPTYKKSLRLSSEQIGRLNLQDGPNEVAFSVTTQYQGTCRCEATIYLWNWDDKVVISDIDGTITKSDALGHILPHLGKDWTHHGIAKLFHKIHLNGYKFLYCSARAIGMAHITKGYLKWVNEQGCALPRGPILLAPSSLFSAFHREVIEKKPEVFKIACLMDIQKLFAAKLPFYAAFGNRASDVYAYKQVGLPESRIFTVNPKGELIQELTKNHKSTYERLSELVELIFPPLGQSGSVALVCPEYSHFAYWRPPLPAVDLGVFS
- the LPIN3 gene encoding phosphatidate phosphatase LPIN3 isoform X2; its protein translation is MNYVGQLAETVFVTVKELYRGLNPATLTGCIDVVVVRQPDNSFQCSPFHVRFGKLGVLRSKEKVVDIEINGEPVDLHMKLGDNGEAFFVQESEENEGSIPSGLCTSPIPMEESTEDAAQPSHAQETTSVEGTLRKKRRRRRKPKKKQVSDSELGDCEESKSEMFVKEPCKLPAHSDSVYFSFADLSKEETGSLQSPEMHPYSDGELASMDSPTLSHPSSPKSDSELEIRPQESFASGAESHMQWTWGRLPQVNKLERVEPAKSTKTIGTAATTVSVTLVPVDEATHFVATSQGLGGDPSPAGPQGIPCSSAVSVVEPKPATQDRNDLPRLKDIPAVGAESSLEASSAPQEKQEGGGSVMPEVQPDVEPFEGAAALRQVDSEDPEPQLEIQRRQGSIKRSPHLGPSDIYLEDLSNMDKEQVALYFPRSDTEQSSKPVADPSNPLCVQLPPDLPTEIPMDSDSDLMPAIALSLCGGLGGSRQISHEKFIEHMISYQQFAENPGLIYDPNLVILINKKYYNWAVAAPMVLSLQAFQRNIPESTINQLVKEKMPKKGSRWWFSWRRKEFQADEQLRPGKANVEMLQPSSAQQGQEGASSSDDEPLHHGDMLAVDTPAQKSLPTYKKSLRLSSEQIGRLNLQDGPNEVAFSVTTQYQGTCRCEATIYLWNWDDKVVISDIDGTITKSDALGHILPHLGKDWTHHGIAKLFHKIHLNGYKFLYCSARAIGMAHITKGYLKWVNEQGCALPRGPILLAPSSLFSAFHREVIEKKPEVFKIACLMDIQKLFAAKLPFYAAFGNRASDVYAYKQVGLPESRIFTVNPKGELIQELTKNHKSTYERLSELVELIFPPLGQSGSVALVCPEYSHFAYWRPPLPAVDLGVFS
- the LPIN3 gene encoding phosphatidate phosphatase LPIN3 isoform X3, whose protein sequence is MNYVGQLAETVFVTVKELYRGLNPATLTGCIDVVVVRQPDNSFQCSPFHVRFGKLGVLRSKEKVVDIEINGEPVDLHMKLGDNGEAFFVQESEENEGSIPSGLCTSPIPMEESTEDAAQPSHAQETTSVEGTLRKKRRRRRKPKKKQVSDSELGDCEESKSEMFVKEPCKLPAHSDSVYFSFADLSKEETGSLQSPEMHPYSDGELASMDSPTLSHPSSPKSDSELEIRPQESFASGAESHMQWTWGRLPQVNKLERVEPAKSTKTIGTAATTVSVTLVPVDEATHFVATSQGLGGDPSPAGPQGIPCSSAVSVVEPKPATQDRNDLPRLKDIPAVGAESSLEASSAPQEKQEGGGSVMPEVQPDVEPFEGAAALRQVDSEDPEPQLEIQRRQGSIKRSPHLGPSDIYLEDLSNMDKEQVALYFPRSDTEQSSKPVADPSNPLCVQLPPDLPTEIPMDSDSDLMPAIALSLCGGLGGSRQISHEKFIEHMISYQQFAENPGLIYDPNLVILINKKYYNWAVAAPMVLSLQAFQRNIPESTINQLVKEKMPKKGSRWWFSWRRKEFQADELRPGKANVEMLQPSSAQQGQEGASSSDDEPLHHGDMLAVDTPAQKSLPTYKKSLRLSSEQIGRLNLQDGPNEVAFSVTTQYQGTCRCEATIYLWNWDDKVVISDIDGTITKSDALGHILPHLGKDWTHHGIAKLFHKIHLNGYKFLYCSARAIGMAHITKGYLKWVNEQGCALPRGPILLAPSSLFSAFHREVIEKKPEVFKIACLMDIQKLFAAKLPFYAAFGNRASDVYAYKQVGLPESRIFTVNPKGELIQELTKNHKSTYERLSELVELIFPPLGQSGSVALVCPEYSHFAYWRPPLPAVDLGVFS
- the LPIN3 gene encoding phosphatidate phosphatase LPIN3 isoform X4; the encoded protein is MNYVGQLAETVFVTVKELYRGLNPATLTGCIDVVVVRQPDNSFQCSPFHVRFGKLGVLRSKEKVVDIEINGEPVDLHMKLGDNGEAFFVQESEENEETTSVEGTLRKKRRRRRKPKKKQVSDSELGDCEESKSEMFVKEPCKLPAHSDSVYFSFADLSKEETGSLQSPEMHPYSDGELASMDSPTLSHPSSPKSDSELEIRPQESFASGAESHMQWTWGRLPQVNKLERVEPAKSTKTIGTAATTVSVTLVPVDEATHFVATSQGLGGDPSPAGPQGIPCSSAVSVVEPKPATQDRNDLPRLKDIPAVGAESSLEASSAPQEKQEGGGSVMPEVQPDVEPFEGAAALRQVDSEDPEPQLEIQRRQGSIKRSPHLGPSDIYLEDLSNMDKEQVALYFPRSDTEQSSKPVADPSNPLCVQLPPDLPTEIPMDSDSDLMPAIALSLCGGLGGSRQISHEKFIEHMISYQQFAENPGLIYDPNLVILINKKYYNWAVAAPMVLSLQAFQRNIPESTINQLVKEKMPKKGSRWWFSWRRKEFQADELRPGKANVEMLQPSSAQQGQEGASSSDDEPLHHGDMLAVDTPAQKSLPTYKKSLRLSSEQIGRLNLQDGPNEVAFSVTTQYQGTCRCEATIYLWNWDDKVVISDIDGTITKSDALGHILPHLGKDWTHHGIAKLFHKIHLNGYKFLYCSARAIGMAHITKGYLKWVNEQGCALPRGPILLAPSSLFSAFHREVIEKKPEVFKIACLMDIQKLFAAKLPFYAAFGNRASDVYAYKQVGLPESRIFTVNPKGELIQELTKNHKSTYERLSELVELIFPPLGQSGSVALVCPEYSHFAYWRPPLPAVDLGVFS